Proteins encoded by one window of Zerene cesonia ecotype Mississippi chromosome 8, Zerene_cesonia_1.1, whole genome shotgun sequence:
- the LOC119828432 gene encoding senecionine N-oxygenase-like: MMQISNPRICIIGAGLAGLTSAKSLQGEGLNFTILEATEYFGGTWRYEPRVGNYDNGLPIFSSMYKHLRTNLPKPTMELKGFPIPEDMPSYPTWEMYYEYLKNYVKHFDLERYIKYQHHVIGISRAGNAWKVKHKYLPSGEVYVDEFDYVIIGTGHFSVPKRPNIKGEELFKGTIIHSHNYREPEPYRGRNVMIVGAGPSGVDITLDVATVAKTVYHSHHSKINFSKTKFPKNYIVKPDIKEFNETGASFVNGTYENVDDVIYCTGYLFNYSFCDNSTGLTLRPKTVTPLHKFIVNINQPTMLFVGLIEKACLVTALDAQSRYVAALIKGKFALPSRDEMMKEWQMAVDKCVEKGRSLDNLHFLAESEDEYYEELTKESGIERVPPVLSKIRSADMLSKENLYTYRNYSYKVIDNNTFERTLEVDTDSNNIEQTM, encoded by the exons ATG ATGCAAATATCCAACCCACGAATCTGTATAATTGGCGCTGGCCTTGCTGGGCTCACATCAGCCAAGAGCCTCCAAGGTGAAGGCctaaatttcacaattttagAAGCTACCGAATATTTTGGCGGTACTTGGAGATACGAACCACGTGTCGGAAACTATGATAACGGATTGCCAATATTTTCAAGCATGTATAAGCATTTAAG AACAAATTTACCAAAACCAACAATGGAATTAAAAGGATTTCCGATTCCTGAAGACATGCCATCGTATCCAACATGGGAGATGTACTATGAGTACTTGAAAAATTACGTGAAGCACTTTGATTTGGAAAGGTACATCAAG TACCAACACCATGTCATTGGAATATCGCGTGCTGGAAATGCATGGAAAGTCAAACATAAATACCTCCCAAGTGGCGAGGTGTATGTGGATGAGTTCGATTACGTCATCATAGGAACCGGCCATTTCAGTGTACCAAAACGACCAAATATTAAAGGAGAAGAGCTTTTCAAAG GTACAATAATTCACAGTCATAACTACAGAGAACCGGAGCCTTATAGAGGACGAAATGTGATGATTGTGGGCGCTGGACCTTCTGGAGTTGATATCACATTAGACGTTGCTACTGTTGCTAAAACTGTATACCACAGCCATCATTCTAAGatcaatttttcaaaaactaAGTTCCCGAAGAATTACATTGTGAAACCAGACATCAAAGAGTTTAATGAAACGGGTGCTTCATTTGTTAACGGGACGTACGAGAATGTCGATGACGTCATATATTGTACAG gGTATCTTTTTAACTATTCATTTTGTGACAATAGCACGGGTTTGACGTTGCGTCCAAAAACTGTAACGCCTTTGCATAAGTTTATAGTGAATATAAATCAACCAACAATGCTATTCGTGGGGTTAATTGAGAAGGCCTGTCTCGTAACTGCACTCGACGCTCAG TCACGGTATGTAGCCGctttaataaaaggaaaatttgCCTTACCATCTAGAGATGAGATGATGAAGGAATGGCAAATGGCAGTAGATAAATGTGTGGAAAAAGGTCGATCTTTGGATAATTTGCACTTTTTAGCAGAGAGCGAG gatGAATATTACGAGGAGCTAACAAAAGAATCTGGAATTGAGAGAGTGCCGCCTGTTTTGTCAAAAATACGCAGTGCAGACATGTTATCGAAAGAAAACCTTTACACTTACAGAAACTATTCTTATAAAGtcatagataataatacatttgaaaGAACACTGGAAGTTGATACAGATTCTAACAATATTGAACAgacaatgtaa